In Actinomycetota bacterium, the DNA window CCGTGGTAGCGGCACCGACCCAGATCCAGTATGCGATCGAGAAGTACGTGGCTTCCATCGACGCTTTTCAGGAGCTCGTCGACCACGACCTTGAAGCGGACGAGTCCGGCGTAGAGGTGGAAGGCGACGATGTTCCGGTCGTGCGCGTCGTCAACCAGTTCATCAGGGAGGCTGTGCGCGACGGCGCGAGCGACATCCACGTCGAGCCCGTGGAGGACGGTCTGCGTGTCCGGTTCCGCATCGACGGCGTCTTGCACGATGTGACCAAACTGCCGAAGAGCGCACGCGCGGGCGTGCTGAGCAGGCTCAAGATCCTTGCCGAGATGGATATCGCGGAGCGACGGCGTCCGCAAGACGGTCGAATCGCTCTCAAGGTGGACGATCGGCCTGTGGACCTGCGTGTGGCCTCGCTGCCCACGCCGTTCGGAGAGAGCATCGTCATCCGGATTCTCAACTCGGAGCTTCAGTTCCACTCGCTTCAGGATCTCGGCATGAACGACCATGATCTTGCTCTCGTCGCGCGTCTCCTCGGCAAACCGTATGGTTCCATACTCCTTGCGGGACCGACGGGGTCTGGCAAGTCGACGACTCTCTACGCCGCGCTCAAAGAGATCAACTTCCCAACCCGCAAGATCATCACCATCGAGGATCCGATCGAGTACCGGATGGCGGGCATCACTCAGATGGCGGTGAACTCGAAGATCGGGCTTTCGTTCGCCGCGGGACTGCGGCAGATCCTGCGGTCTGACCCCGACGTGGTGATGGTTGGCGAGATTCGCGATCCCGAAACCGCTGAGATAGCCGTTCGCGCGGCACTCACGGGACACCTCGTGCTTGCATCGCTCCACACGAACGACGCGCCTTCAGCACTCACGCGACTCGTGGATATGGACGTGCCGCCGTACATCACGTCCTCGGCGATCGTGGGGGTCGTCGCGCAGCGTCTCGCACGCAAGCTCTGCCCGCACTGCAAGGTGCCGCTCAAGCTTCCGAAAGAGAGGTTGCTCGCCGCGGGCTTCACCGCCGGGGA includes these proteins:
- a CDS encoding ATPase, T2SS/T4P/T4SS family → AAGLITEEKLSQTLSLQAKSGGKLGEVLVQELVLTEDQIAEALARQKGLTHVSLTVFPIDRNAASLVPERIARLRSVLPIAFSEDRLVLAMADPLDIEAIDDVEVRTGYRVEPVVAAPTQIQYAIEKYVASIDAFQELVDHDLEADESGVEVEGDDVPVVRVVNQFIREAVRDGASDIHVEPVEDGLRVRFRIDGVLHDVTKLPKSARAGVLSRLKILAEMDIAERRRPQDGRIALKVDDRPVDLRVASLPTPFGESIVIRILNSELQFHSLQDLGMNDHDLALVARLLGKPYGSILLAGPTGSGKSTTLYAALKEINFPTRKIITIEDPIEYRMAGITQMAVNSKIGLSFAAGLRQILRSDPDVVMVGEIRDPETAEIAVRAALTGHLVLASLHTNDAPSALTRLVDMDVPPYITSSAIVGVVAQRLARKLCPHCKVPLKLPKERLLAAGFTAGEVKSVATFGPQGCEQCHNSGYRGRLGLFEIMAVDDDIVRAFLVHAPSDELRRIALGNGMVPLRRDALEKVAAGVTSLEEIDRVVV